A stretch of DNA from Oryza brachyantha chromosome 4, ObraRS2, whole genome shotgun sequence:
tatatatattcttagcgatataagaaataagaaaggaaaatttatttcggtgaaaaaataacctaaaatcaattttaaaattaaatattgatttataagcataatcataaGTGACAAGAGAGGGTGAACGATAGCTCGTAAACAACCGGCTGTAATTGCACGTATGAAAAAATACGTGTCAACATGTCAACCTATATGCCACGCCAAGTGGAATTGTTGTTAAAACCACTAGGGCActtgattttgttttagaaGTTATATcgaaaaacaaacttttttctacatatattttttttaaaaaaagcccAGAGGATACACGGAAAGGTCCAGACTATATAATAATTGGGAACATGGGCCATATAGCATGTCCAACATAGCTTTAGAATAATGGCATCATAGGCCGATGCATTAAGGTTGCGTTCGAAACATGGGGTCACAGAAGCTAATTGGCTGTacgaaaaacaataaatataattagcacgtgaatatatgattaattaaatattacttattaaaaatttgaaaaatgaaattatttgatcttttaaaataattttatatagaaattttttacacgaaatacaatattttagtagtttaaaaaaacGTGCTAACGAAAAATGAGAAAGAGTTTATTCTAACAGACCAAAACGAACGCAGCATAGGTGGACTGACTAGGGATCATATCAGGTCCGAAATGAATTTGGTTCCAGACATAGGCTGGCGAGCCCATAAACCATTTTGGTATTGTATGATTAGATTGTGATacagtttgtttgttttttcttctttgtacACCGGCATTAATATATGTACGATGCTTTTTTTACGTTTCTttcttaattaggctttagaCCCATAAGCGTCATTACATTTCTCTGCCCTCCACGCTGTGACTAAGATcgggaaaaaaatatcatatgagTAACATTTTTCGTCAAATTTGGTAACACCAACAAAATTCAATAGGACTATTTACAACAAATCAAAACATACCTACGATTTAAAAACTATCCGAAACATCTTCAACCAGTACAGTGATAGAACGAGGAGACCAGCGCGATCTGGCGAGTTCCCGGCTCTCTCCCACCCTCCGGAACCTTCCAGAACCGTTGAGATCGCGCGACTCTTGAGCACGGCGACCTTTTAtactctccccctcccccactcGACGTTTCCGTCCAAACACGCCCCAACCGATTCCGATCCGACGACCTCGAGCGGCCGCTTCGCTTCCCCGATCAATCGGtagcagccgcgccgccgcgcgagagaggagatgGCCGACGAGGCGAAGGCCAAGGGCAACGCCGCGTTCTCCGCCGGCCGCttcgaggaggcggcggcgcacttCACCGACGCCATCGCGCTCGCGCCCGACAACCACGTCCTCTACTCAAACCGATCAGCGGCCTACGCCTCGCTCCACCGCTACCCGGaggcgctcgccgacgccgacaaGACCGTCGCGATCCGGCCCGACTGGGCAAAGGGGTATTCccgcctcggcgccgcgcgacTCGGCCTCGGCGACGCAGCCGGCGCCGTGGCGGCCTACGAGAAGGGGCTCGCCCTCGAGCCGTCGAACCAGGCCCTCAAGGACGGCCTCGCGCAGGCCCGCCAGGCCCTCCCGCGCCCTGCGTccggcgccgacgccatcGCCAAGGTGTTCCAGGGCCCCGAGCTATGGAGCAGGATCGCCGCCGATCCCACCACACGACCCTACCTCGACCAGCCGGATTTCATGCAGATGCTACGCGACGTGCAGCGGAATCCCAGCAACCTAAACAACTACCTCTCCGATCCTCGGATGGTGCAGGTGCTCAGCGTCATGCTTAACATCAGGCTACAGAACCATGACGCGCctcagccgccgccaccgcagtCGACTTCACCACCGACGAAGCAGCATCATCAGCCGGAGACGAAAGCGAGGGAACCTGAACCCGAGCCTGAGCCTGAGCCGATGGAGGTgacagaggaggagaaggagcacAAGGAAAAGAAGGCTGCAGCGCACAAGGAGAAAGAAGCGGGGAACGCCGCTTACAAAAAGAAGGATTTTGAGACGGCGATCCAGCACTACACAAAAGCCATGGAGCTCGACGATGAGGACATCTCCTATCTCACCAACCGGGCTGCCGTTTACCTTGAGATGGGAAAGGTGAGTTCTTCTGTACTACTGTACTAATTGTTATTCcattgtattaatattttctctaaaaagctCACATTATCGTGCACTTGTGTGGAGCTGCAGTACCCTAGGAACTGGCAGAAGCGAAATCGATTAATGTGATTGCttatttagaagtttaactttACCAACGTTTTTATATTGTTCTAATTTTAGAGGACAACCGGTTGGGAGTGTTGGAGGCAAGGAATATGCTTTTGCTATGTATGCTTGCACTCAGCAGCATAGGTAGAGATGCCTTGCCTCGTTTAAGAAAGTGATGC
This window harbors:
- the LOC102703860 gene encoding hsp70-Hsp90 organizing protein-like, yielding MADEAKAKGNAAFSAGRFEEAAAHFTDAIALAPDNHVLYSNRSAAYASLHRYPEALADADKTVAIRPDWAKGYSRLGAARLGLGDAAGAVAAYEKGLALEPSNQALKDGLAQARQALPRPASGADAIAKVFQGPELWSRIAADPTTRPYLDQPDFMQMLRDVQRNPSNLNNYLSDPRMVQVLSVMLNIRLQNHDAPQPPPPQSTSPPTKQHHQPETKAREPEPEPEPEPMEVTEEEKEHKEKKAAAHKEKEAGNAAYKKKDFETAIQHYTKAMELDDEDISYLTNRAAVYLEMGKFDECIKDCDKAVEKGREHRADFKMISRALTRKGTALAKLAKTSKDYDIAIETFQKALTEHRNPDTLKKLNDAERAKKELEQQEYYDPKIADEEREKGNEFFKQQKYPEAVKHYTEALRRNPKDPRVYSNRAACYTKLGAMPEGLKDAEKCIELDPTFSKGYTRKGAIQFFMKEYDRALETYQAGLKHDPNNQELLDGVRRCVEQINKASRGELSQEELKERQNKAMQDPEIQNILTDPIMQQVLTDFQENPKAAQAHLKNPGVMQKIQKLVSAGIVQMK